A region of the Caldilineales bacterium genome:
AGAGCGCACAGCCAGCCGCCATCTGGTCGATTCGCGCCGGGCGGCGCTCTCAGCCGCCTGATTCCAACACCCAAACGCACCTACGAGTCGCCCTTCACCCTCCGCCTCATCGTCCATCGTCCTCCGTCCTCCGTCCATCGCCCCATCCTGCGCGAAATGCGCCGCCAATCAAGCTGACCTGGGTTGCAATTTGCTGATGCGGCGCTGCCGCTCATACAATGGCCGTATGAGGAGGCGCTATGAACTGCTGGCATTGTGATCGCCCCGCCCACGCCTGTTGCCGTTTCTGCGGGCGGGCTGTGTGCAAAGAACATACCCAGGTTTTTCCCCACATCGAAGCCATCTACCGCAACGATCAGGGCGCATACAAGGCCCTGGTGGTGGCGAATGCTGTCTATTGCGGCGCCTGTCAGCCGCGCGAAGACCCTATCGATCTGCCGCCGTTACCCTGAAGCGCACGAAGACGACGGCCAGGAGAGGCTTGGGGAGAGGCCGACGAGAACTCGGGCCACTGAGTCGCGGCCTGGGGTCGTGAAGCCCGCCGCCGGGGGCCTCGGCAGGCGCAGAAAAAGGAGTCACGCCACTTTGAGCAGACGGTCAACATTGGTATGATGAACAGTCGCGCTTTCTGCGCCCTGCTTTCCCCACCCCCGACCGCACTCAGGCCCCATCCGCATGCCCGACCCCATCCTCGCCCCCGGCCTCATCCCCGAACCGCCCGCCGTCCCCCTGGTCGATCGCGGCGCCGGCTTCAAAGAAGGAACCGCCCTCTACCTGGTGCGGCACGGCGAATCGATGACCAACACCTACGAGAACATCCACGCCTTCGACCCCAACCTGACGGCGTTGGGGTGGGCGCAGGCGCTGGCCGTGGCCGGGTGGATGGCCGAGCAAACGCCGGTGGATGTGGTCGTGACCTCGCCCCTCCGTCGAGCCTTCAGCACCGCCCTGGCCATCGCCCATGCTCAGGGCCTGAAACCGGTGGAGATGCCCGGTCTGGAGGAGTTCAGCCACGAGTTCTGGGATGAGATGCCCTTCCATCACCCCACCCGCCCCTGGTGGGGCCGGCTGGACTGGGAGCCGACCTTCGAGCAGGCCCCCATCTTCGTTGCCTTCCGCGACCGCGTCTATCAGGCCCTGGCCGAAGTGCTGGAACGATTCGGCGGCCAGCGCATCTGCCTGGTCAGCCACGGCGGCACCATGAGCGTGCTCACGGCGGCGATGGTCGGCAGCCAGCACCTGGGGGTGTGGAACGCCAACACCGGCGTCAGCCTCTTCGTCTGGCCGGAATGGAAGCGCTGGCTGGTGCACTACATCAACCGCACCGAACACCTGCTCAGCCTGGACGCCAGGCGCTTTCCCCGACTCGAAGGCGCCCTGCCAACCGACAACGGCCTCTGGCGGCTGCCCGACTCCCCCACCCGTCCGCAGGTCGATCCTCGCCTCGGCTACCTGGCCAATCTCCTCCAGCGCAAACACCGCATCCTCTTCCTGTTCCCGCCCGACCCGTTCACCCCCGTGCGCGTCTCGCTGCGCGCCCGGCGGGCCATGGTCGTCGGCGTCGACCCGTTGGCGCTGGAAGCCGGCGAAGCCCATCGCGCCCGGCTCAACGCCAACCATATCCGCTTCGAGCACCTCTTCCTGCCCCTGCCCTACCCTGACGGCTACTTCCACTTCGTCGTCTTGGGCGAGCACCCTGCCCTGGCCGCGGTAGAAGCCAGCGGCGAGATCGCACGCGTACTTGGCGAGGACGGCAGGATCATCCGCCCGGCCGCCCTCACTGGCGAGACCGTAGCCATCCCCAACGGGCTCTCGTGATCCGGCAACCATCGGCTGTTGCCCACCTCACGCTCCGGAGCGATGGGTGGCTGGCGTTGGGCTTCACCGCCTTCGGCCTCATCGTCCGCCTGTTCTGGGTCTTGCGGCCCCGCGCCGTCCATTGGGACGAGCCTGACTATCTGCTCCTGGCCCGCAATCTCCTGCGCGGCCAGGGCTACCAGATCCTCGGCCTCCCCGAAACCCATCTCCCCCCCATCGCTCCCTGGCTGGCGACGGCGTCGCTGGCCCTGGGGACACCCGTCGACCTGGCCATGAGCCTGTGGCACGCCCTGGCCGGCGCCCTCTTCTGCGGGCTGATCTTCCTCATCGCCCTGGACATCGGCGGCCACCGGCCGGCGGCCTTGTGGACCGGTTTGCTGGCTGTCGTGGCCTCGCCGCTCGTCGTCCGCCCCCTCTACTGGGGCAGCATGACCGAATCGCTGTTCTTGCTCTGGCTCTGGCTGGGGCTGTGGGCGGTCTGGCGGCTGCTGCACGGCGGGAGCTGGCGGGCCGGGCTGGCCGCGGGCCTGGCCCTGGCCCTCAGCTATCTCACCCGACCCGAAGGTCTGCTGTGGTGGGCGCTGTTTGCCGCCGTCGCCCTGGCCCTGGTCATCGGCCGGCGCGAGTTCCGCCGGCAGGTCTGGCCGGGTCTGGCCCTCTACCTGCTCGTCTTCCTCCTCCTATCAGGCAGCTACTGGCTCTACCTCTACCGCAGCACCGGCCAATTCCTGATCAGCGGCAAAACGGGCATCACCCTGCTCCAGGCCGAGAGCGTCAACAAAGATGTGAGCGTCGTCCTCGACAGTTCCGGCCAGGAGGTCTTGTGGCTGTCGCCCGAGCGCTACCAGATCGGCATCGCCTCATCGGTCGAAAGTGACCCACTTGGCCTGCTCAAGCGTTTTGTCGCCAATCTCCGCAATCTGCCAGGCGCAGTCCTCGGCGCCCTGGTTCCCGTCCACCTCCTGGTCTTGATCGGTCTGGGGTTGTGGGCGCAACCGTGGGGGCGAAAGCAGCTGGTCGAGCAGGCGTTCTGGCTGGCCTGTCTGCTGCCGCTGGCCATCGTCCCTCTAACGCACCTGCTACCCCGCCTGCTTGTGCCCTTGCTGCCGGTGGCGCTGGTCTGGGCAGGGCAGGGCGTGCAGCGGCTGGTGGAGTGGGGTCGCGGCGCCGCCTGGCCCTGGCCGCGGCTGAGCGGGCAGATGCCCCGGCTGCTTGCCTGGCTCTGGCCGCTCTTGCTGGCCCTGTTCCTGGTCGCTCTGGCCGCCAACAGCCAGATCGACGACGAACGGGCCGGCCAGGCCACGATCACCCCCGGCCACAAACAGGCGGGCCTGTGGTTGGCCGCCAACAGCCGGCCCGACCAGGCCATCATGACTCGCAACAGCGAGATCGCCCTCTACGCCGACCGTCCCCTGGCCCCACTGCCCAACGCCGAACTCGACCAGGTGCTCGACTACGCCCGGCGACACAAGGCCGGTTTCCTGGCCATCGATGACATCGAGCTGCGGCTGCTGCGGCCGCAGTTCGCCCACATCGCCGAACCCGGCCAAACCCCACCCCAACTCGAACAAGCGGCCGTCTTTCCCGGCCCCATGCGCACCACCTACATCTTCCGCTTCCACTGACCCACCGTCATGGCTCAAGACAAGCTCATCGTTCGCGGCGCCCGCGAGCACAACCTGAAGAATATCACGGTCGAGATCCCGCGCGACCGTCTGGTCGTGATCACCGGACTGTCGGGGTCGGGCAAATCATCGCTGGCCTTCGACACCATCTATGCCGAAGGTCAGCGGCGTTATGTCGAGTCACTCTCGGCCTATGCCCGGCAGTTTCTGGGCCTGATGGAAAAGCCCGACATCGACCAGATCGAGGGCCTCTCCCCGGCCATCTCTATCGACCAGAAAGGCGCCAGCCGCAACCCGCGCTCCACTGTCGGCACCGTCACCGAAGTCTACGACTACCTGCGCCTGCTGTTTGCCCGCATCGGCATCCCCCACTGCCCCAACTGCGGCCAGCCGATCAGCCGCCAAACCACCGAACAGATCGTCGATACCATCGCCGCCCTGCCCGACCACACGCGGCTTCTCATCCTGGCGCCGTTGATCAAAGACCGCAAGGGCGAGCACAAGGCCGTGTTCGAGGATGTACGCAAGGCTGGTTTTGTACGTGTGCGCGTGAACGGCCAGGTCTTCGACGTCAACGACGAGATCGAGTTGGATCGCTACAAGACCCATACCATCGAGGCCGTCGTCGACCGCGTCATCGTCCAACACGGCGATGGCAACGGCGCCGGCATGGACTTCACCCGCCTGGCCGACTCGGTGGAGACGGCGCTGCACCTGGGCAGCGGCATCATGACCCTGACCGATGTCAGCGACCCTGACCGGCCCAGCGACCGGCTGTTCTCGGAACACATGGCCTGCGCCAACTGCGGCCTCAGCCTGCCCGAGATCGAACCCCGCACCTTCTCCTTCAACTCGCCCCACGGCGCCTGCCCCACCTGCACCGGCCTGGGCACGCAGATGGAGTTCGACCCCGAGCTGATCGTCCCCGACCCTGAACTCTCGTTGGCCGATGGCGCCATCCAGCCCTGGTCATCCGACACCAGCACCTACTACCAGGCCCTGCTCGAAGCCGCCGGCCACCACTACGGCATCCCCTTCCAGACGCCCTGGAAACAGCTCAGCCGCAAACAGCAAGACATCATCCTCTACGGCGGCAAGCGCGAGGAGGCGATACGCGTGCGTTATGTCAATCAACAGGGGATGGAGCGCGAATACCAGACGGGCTACGAAGGCGTCATCCCCAACCTCCAGCGCCGCTACCGCGAGACGACCTCGGAATATATCCGCAGCGAGTACCTGGAACGCTACATGACCCACCGCCCCTGCCCCGCCTGCGGCGGCAAGCGGCTGCGGCCCGAGGCGCTGGCCGTCACGGTCCAGGATTTGAACATCCACCAGATCACGCAGATGTCGGTCAGCGAGGGCTTACAGTGGGTGTGCAACCTGCGCGGCTTGCAGCCCGGCGAAAACTACAACGCCGCCCTGCCCGAGGAAGTCCCCCCCGGCTCGCCCCTCAGCGCCCGCGAATGGACCATCGCCCGCCAGATCCTCAAGGAGATCCAGGCCCGGCTGGGCTTCATGCAGG
Encoded here:
- a CDS encoding histidine phosphatase family protein — protein: MPDPILAPGLIPEPPAVPLVDRGAGFKEGTALYLVRHGESMTNTYENIHAFDPNLTALGWAQALAVAGWMAEQTPVDVVVTSPLRRAFSTALAIAHAQGLKPVEMPGLEEFSHEFWDEMPFHHPTRPWWGRLDWEPTFEQAPIFVAFRDRVYQALAEVLERFGGQRICLVSHGGTMSVLTAAMVGSQHLGVWNANTGVSLFVWPEWKRWLVHYINRTEHLLSLDARRFPRLEGALPTDNGLWRLPDSPTRPQVDPRLGYLANLLQRKHRILFLFPPDPFTPVRVSLRARRAMVVGVDPLALEAGEAHRARLNANHIRFEHLFLPLPYPDGYFHFVVLGEHPALAAVEASGEIARVLGEDGRIIRPAALTGETVAIPNGLS
- a CDS encoding glycosyltransferase family 39 protein; the encoded protein is MIRQPSAVAHLTLRSDGWLALGFTAFGLIVRLFWVLRPRAVHWDEPDYLLLARNLLRGQGYQILGLPETHLPPIAPWLATASLALGTPVDLAMSLWHALAGALFCGLIFLIALDIGGHRPAALWTGLLAVVASPLVVRPLYWGSMTESLFLLWLWLGLWAVWRLLHGGSWRAGLAAGLALALSYLTRPEGLLWWALFAAVALALVIGRREFRRQVWPGLALYLLVFLLLSGSYWLYLYRSTGQFLISGKTGITLLQAESVNKDVSVVLDSSGQEVLWLSPERYQIGIASSVESDPLGLLKRFVANLRNLPGAVLGALVPVHLLVLIGLGLWAQPWGRKQLVEQAFWLACLLPLAIVPLTHLLPRLLVPLLPVALVWAGQGVQRLVEWGRGAAWPWPRLSGQMPRLLAWLWPLLLALFLVALAANSQIDDERAGQATITPGHKQAGLWLAANSRPDQAIMTRNSEIALYADRPLAPLPNAELDQVLDYARRHKAGFLAIDDIELRLLRPQFAHIAEPGQTPPQLEQAAVFPGPMRTTYIFRFH
- the uvrA gene encoding excinuclease ABC subunit UvrA, translating into MAQDKLIVRGAREHNLKNITVEIPRDRLVVITGLSGSGKSSLAFDTIYAEGQRRYVESLSAYARQFLGLMEKPDIDQIEGLSPAISIDQKGASRNPRSTVGTVTEVYDYLRLLFARIGIPHCPNCGQPISRQTTEQIVDTIAALPDHTRLLILAPLIKDRKGEHKAVFEDVRKAGFVRVRVNGQVFDVNDEIELDRYKTHTIEAVVDRVIVQHGDGNGAGMDFTRLADSVETALHLGSGIMTLTDVSDPDRPSDRLFSEHMACANCGLSLPEIEPRTFSFNSPHGACPTCTGLGTQMEFDPELIVPDPELSLADGAIQPWSSDTSTYYQALLEAAGHHYGIPFQTPWKQLSRKQQDIILYGGKREEAIRVRYVNQQGMEREYQTGYEGVIPNLQRRYRETTSEYIRSEYLERYMTHRPCPACGGKRLRPEALAVTVQDLNIHQITQMSVSEGLQWVCNLRGLQPGENYNAALPEEVPPGSPLSAREWTIARQILKEIQARLGFMQDVGLEYLTINRQAGTLSGGEAQRIRLATQIGSQLTGVLYILDEPSIGLHQRDNGRLLRTLSGLRDLGNTVLVVEHDEETMHAADWIIDMGPGAGEHGGRIVAEGSVEAILSHPDSLTGAFLSGRRQIAIPKQRRPGNGDYLIVRGATENNLKNLDVRFPLGKFIVVTGVSGSGKSSLVVDTLYQAIARRLYGAHGKPGSHEGVEGLELLDKVIDIDQSPIGRTPHSNPATYTDLFSPIRTLFADLPESKLRGYKPGRFSFNVKGGRCEACQGDGIIRIEMQFLPDVYVPCEVCHGKRYNREALEIKYKGKSIADVLEMTVEEALEFFASITSIRNKLDTILRVGLGYIKLGQPATTLSGGEAQRVKLAKELSRRATGKTLYILDEPTTGLHFADVEKLLNVLHDLADRGNTVLVIEHNLDVIKTADWIIDMGPEGGDKGGRIVVEGPPELVAQHPRSYTGQYLRRVL